Genomic segment of Salvia splendens isolate huo1 chromosome 12, SspV2, whole genome shotgun sequence:
TTAATTACCCGATGCATTCGAATTGAAATAAGATGAGGAAAATGGTTGAGGGTTTGGCCGATTATTTTGGCGTTGAGCACCCGGTTTTATTTTTGTAGTAGTACACACAATTTATTATGTGACTAAATTCTTGGACAAGTGGCATATTTGATTCTAAAGAATTTAACTAATTCGTTTCTTCCATTTCTCCACATTAATGCACGAACGTGACTTTCAATTTGTGAAGGTGAAATATTATGATATgtaatatttcattatttagttGTATTATTTAGTTTGATAAAttaggatttgcatatcttgatttttttcttattaagttagtattagtattatatatatagttacTACTGTTGTTATCTTTGGAAATCAATGAATAAAATCACATATTATTTGTCTTTTaacttctttattttcttgcatTCAAAGTCTAAACATTCAGATTGATCGACGAGGCGCATTCTTCGTGACTTTCTCCTATCTTCCTACTTAATAAGGGGTTTCCTCGCGAATTTCTCCTATCTTCCTACTTGATAAGGGGTTAAACCCTaatcaactggtgctttcacTGAGTTTTGATCCTCCCATCTTCACTCATGGGCGAAGTCTATCTCGGAGTGGGGAGAACGGAGTCCCTGATCGTGCCGTGCGCGAAGTCCGTGACGTTTTGGacccccaatgcgaggtctgCGTTGCTCCCCCCCTCCACCCAATTGCCCTCCGGGTCCACCGCCTCCAAGCCCGTCTCCTCCGAGCCCGTCCCCTCCTCCCCTCATGATGAAGCTTCCACCACCAATGCAATAATAATTAAAAGCGGTAATTAagaaatgaatttattttggatagATAGAGATAAGATAACAAGTACATCCCTCCGACGGGGAGAGCTTCTAAATACAAGTGAAACCCTCCGCCAGGGTGATCCCGCAACCGAGCAACAAGTGCATGTAGCGCAGACACAGACGGCGGCCTCCACCGCCACCTCCTACTCCCCCGCTGTCCCCTACTCCAACTTCGTCGCCTCCTATCGCAGAGAGAATTCTATAGAAACCCACTACATACTTACGAATGGAATAACTAGAAATTCGCAGTGttaaaataattagaaattCGCACTGCATTAGAATAACTAGAAATTCGCACAGTGTTATTAGAAATTCGCAATGCATTGGAATAACTAGAAATTTGCACAATGTTAAAATAACTAGAAATTCACACTAAATTTTAGAATATCTAGTTATTCAAACCTAATGATAACTAGCTTAATTACTCTCTCATTCTtacaataagagtcttattttgtcatttcggtccgtctTACTATAAaagtcttatttcacttttaggCTCATATCCCATCAACTTATTTcacacacattttattataaaactaatatatataagtgtaacttatattccactaacttattcaacttatttttctttacatttcttcaAACTCGTAtcataactaaatatgactcctattgaagaacggagggagtaggatTTAGTAGTGTTTTGGAACGTGGAACGTGTGGAAATTAATTGAATAGGGACAAACAAATGATTGAGAGTGAAAGATAAAATTGTCATGCTACCTACTTTATATAAACATAATtgttctagggatgtgttatattgctaacttacccttaagttgctaactacaactcaATGATAGGCattagatttttaaattaaGGGCCAAGATTATTCAACTTCGAGTATCAATACCATGTACATGAAAtttcaataagggtattaataTCAATTAACAAATTTGttataattaacttttaaaaaatatctcaaaactttaaatatagataactatctcaatttaaattattttttcgcataacatatatcaaattaaagataattttataaggattccaacgagatcctacgtgcatatgtttcgatgtcaaaattcgaataaaaatcataattttttgtatttttcaagAAGTAGGTAATATCAATATAACTTAcgtaatatgtcaatataatgctTGCACAATGTCAATacgaaattgtgttgacattctcataTCTTCGTGGTGATATATTttatacactatattgacattgagttcataaaccctaaatttaatagttgttattatctttttaatatttaaaaatgaaaaacgaaatTACATATGGCAAATTatagaccacaagatttctaaaatctaatggtcttaaattagttgtagtagCAATTAAAaaatgagttagcaattgatcactttCCGTTGTTCTAGTCTagttaatttgaatatttataattacCCTGGTGTTTGGATGTTTTATGTTTGAAACTAAATAATCTCTTCAATAGTACTTccttcgttccatagtaatagagatatttcattttgtgcattcattttgaaaaaataattataaataattaaagtgaagaaaaagtaaagtaaaagtgCTACCTGATTATTGAACAAAGGGgattttgttttataataataaacGTATTAAGTCATTAATTGCGATTCATGTGCCCTATTTAACAACGAAAGCAACAAGTTGTCAATCTTTACGATGTATTGTACGGATAGTACAACTCATATTcttttcacaagaaaaaggtgAATTGGATATATTAGCGGTAAGAATTGAATAGCAAACCCCACTAATATTTTCTTATGGGACCCATTAGAGCATATCTCAATCATGTTAACAAAAATATGTACGTAGAATTCAAAATAATATTGGCACACTTAGATAAtaacatgagattttaggatatattattttgtatattagagtagagataaaatagtatatttatattaatatgtgatggagttttttcttttaaaaaaaatgtgatattttttgtgggacaaactataAAGGAAGTGTGACAACTATTataggacgaaggaagtactttattttacttagtttgtcttttatgaaagaAAAAAGTTCTGATAAGTCATACGTGCACGTACGTACATATGCTCCCAAATTCGAATCTTTTTAAGCATGATTAAGAAGTTAATCAGGTGATTAGATagtaatccctccgtcccatagtagatgtcacacttgggagatgacatgagattttaggaaatgttattttgtatgttaagtggtgagagaaaataaaattttataattaatatgagagggaactttttctaaaacaggaaatgtaacatcttttgtgggataaattaaaaaggaaagtgtgacatctactacgGAACGGAATAgagggagggagtaataaaaatatttactacttaatcaataaagagtggCGCTCCTGTTCAATAAAGAGAAATATTCTGCTTGAGTGGATTATGATAGCCCACTTCACTGTCAAAATTAATTGTTTGGTTTGGCAGGGTCCCCACGACCTCCCACTTTTCGGTGATTTTTTGCGGTTCCGACGTAACTGATTTTTTTGCAGTTCCGACGTAACTTTAGTTCCGGAATTTTAAAACCTGAACTAGCCCACGGTTCTAAAAATAGCGGTTTCAGTTCTAGTTACGGTTTCGCCATACCGTCCGAACCGTAAACCTTGATAAATCACATTAACTTAAGCCTAGGGGTTGGTCAgcacggtataccttaccgagaatgtcataccgcatacctTACCGAAAACTGCGGTATGACACAATATCATACCGACAATGGCGGATCTAGAAATTTTGGATTGGGGGtacgataaataattacattaacttagaaatttaataatcaatcaatttttttctatcatctcaaatttttttattatctcaACTATTTATATTCAAGTGAGTCaaattattatatagtataaaaaataactttttGTGTTATATTAGTTGAAAATTTTCActattgaaaataaatattattattattattttataatatagaatTTTTGTATAAGTTcagaaaaagtttttaaaattttaaataaaacaaaatgtaTTACTACTCCATAAATAATCAAATATGATTGTAACTGAAAACATAAATAGTAAAAATTATATCCAACCCCATTTGATGAAAAgacaaataatatattattatatttaatgtatattagttagaaacataaataataaattattacagCCTATAATACATTCATACGTAACAAAACTGAAATAAATGAAAAAGCAAGTAATAAACTATTATATTTAATGATATATTAGTTAGAAACATAAATATTATGGAGTAGTACTACTTAAATGGTTATAGTCAATCATACAGAACAAAAATGTAAATAGAATGGCCAAAACGCGCTTAAGGGAAATCGAACCTGGGTCTAGCGCTAGGAAAGTAAGCATATTACCTAGGCTAGTCACAATTTTGGGGATACATTTGTACCCCCTTGTAGTTAATTAGATCCGCCAGTGAGTGTtcgtatttttttattgtggaaatgtttttagtaattgaagtatttaaattgaataatggaatggagGGACtcttgagcatgctcttgcggaagagcatgaatgtgggtgttgtgctctaaCCAAAGAGCaaggagtaaaaaatgaataaaaataggTCCGGGTCCACTTCCATGGCCTTGCCAAAGATCATGGATGTAGATGCTCTTATTCGAATACCAccaaaataaaactatactaaAATTTGTTATCCCTTAGGTTCACATATTTCTCATAAGCACGATTATGAGCACTTCTGACCCCACTAATATCTTTAATAAATCTATCTGACTTATTTCATGACTTAAATCCTTTATTCACAAACGCGTCTTCCCCTGCATTAAGTCCACATTCATTCTTGAACATGtagcaaacaaaacaaaatgcagCATCTTCTTCCATGCTATATTCAAGCCAATCCCATTTATCATACCATGAAGTCATAAATCGACGCGAACCTCCAATTTCTTTTCGAggaaatttatgattttttggtTGACAAGGTTTTCTAAGAATATAGGCTCTTCTAACTACATCTCGCTCATGTGGAGGATACTCCATTATGTCTCTTCTTTTTCCAGGATCTTGAGGAACGTATTCAACATCATAAATCAATTCTTTCTCGCGTGATGACACACTAGCATTTGAAGGAGACACATTATTGATTAAAGCAGGAGTGCTTGAAGCTGGAGTGTTTGCTGCTTGAAGCTGGAGTGTATGAAGCAggaggatttgcggcagagTTTGAAGCAGGAGGGTTTGCAGCTCGAGAGCTAAAAGTCGGAGAGCTTACACTATCACAAGATTTTCTCTTTTTACAGATAAATTATCTAGGATCGGATTGTGTCctcattatttttaattttctgcaaatatattcaaaatcattataaactaaaattataaataattgaagCACAAATATTAACATTACAACACAATACAATTAAGCTTTAAATTGAAACTGTATTGTAGTAAATTCTAATATTCTACTCtatataattgtatttgcatCAATTTTTCTTGAAAACTGAAATTGATATCGAAACGATCAAACAAACTTAATAAATTCACCCTCTTTAATACCCATTAATTTACTAACCTTTTCAAAGTAGATAAGTTTGTCCATTCTTAACCAAATGGTCAGGGGATCGATCCCTGCCTTTGGGTATGGAGCAACTTTAAATCCTTGGCCAGCTGTCTCACCTTTTGCGGTGCCTACAAATCAGCGCGGAGAATAGCCACTGGGCCGCCGGTGGATACCCTTggtaattaccaaaaaaaagtagataagtttgtGGTATCTCTCATGTCTTTGGAGAACCAAGGAGGCGAGAGGGTACAAATACTCAAGTACTCAACTGGCGACTTGGCGATTGAAGTAGACCGGAGAGGCGGAGACGACGGACGTTGCACTACACGCAGTCAAAGCGGCGACTTGGAGGAGAAAGCTTTTGTCAAGGAACTTAATCGAATCTGGAGGTTTTAATTTGGGCGAAATTAATAGggcttgatttttttaatttcaaattttttaccttatgtatttattttcttctacaaatttaatttaaatccgAATATCTTTCGAATTTAATCTCTTTTTTTTACCTTTGTGTCATTTTTATTTCCTTCTATCTCTTCTGAAATATTAATcgtatattaataatttttttctcaaatatttaggggtacaatatcaatatataattaacaaaaataaaggaTATGTATCCCCTGCATCATCCCGCTCCCCGTCTGGGACATCATCCCGCTTATGCCTgccatttggggcatcatccggGGTATCATCCCGCTCATCCCCGTCATGGCGGCACTCATGCCAGCCATATGGAGCATCATCTCTGCCATCCCGGCCCaagggtacatattgtagtacccgggcatcatccacGTCATTTGGGGCATCAGTCCGACCATCCCGGCGGCGTTCCCTCCCATTCAAGCCATGGCGGAGGCGGTTCCCCCACCTCCAATGGGAAACGTCGGAGTTTGCGATTCGCTCATGGCTGGAGAGTCGCTgtcgtgctccatttatcttgaaTAGAAAttagagtagagagagagagagagaaattcgttaatacaagtggtgcaaatgaaatgaagtgcaacaagccgtatatatagagttttgaaaaaaagaatgaaaatatGCGGACTCTGTCCGCTCGTCCGTCAGTCGACCATAATAGCGGACGGACGACCGCTCGTCAATCGCACGCTCGCCGGTCCCAATAGGGGACGACCGCGACGGACGAGCGGCTCGCAGGTCGCTCGTCGTCCGGGTCGTCCACAAGCCGCTCGTCCGTCGCGGTCGTCCAATATTGTGAATGCTGTGAGGTAAGTGTACAACTGTGAACTGTAAGATTCATCATTTTCTTATCAGaatcaataaaacaaaattccaACTCTGCAGTAATTAGACAAAAGATTCGATTTTTTCTACTCTATCAAGATCCATATTTGCCACAAACACACGTACCTAGTGACTAGGTGGTAGGGTAATCCCAAGAAAATCACTTCACAAATAAACCAATTTATTGATACCTATGTAACTATGcattttaaaactaaaataagaaTTTGAAAATACCATCACTATTTATCActtgttaaaaataaaatttaatttatgttcGATTATCACATAAAACATTTATGTGTATATAATATACTACTTGAAAATGATTAAGCTacaaaatatgagtgaaaaatatataatcctaataaataattagaaatccCACTATCTAGCTATatttaattcaaaatcaaaCTAATCATAAACAAAATTCATCTTATTCTATTCTATTATATTACTCTCCTCGTCctaaatatgcactctttcctttttaatccatCTAACGTGAATATGTACTTTTAAAAACTATTATCTCTCTAATGAAGTGGAAACCATTccctactaacaatactttatttactttttctctctacctctctcttactttaccaattttgcattaaaacccatgccgaacccaaagtacatattcttcAGCGACAGGGatatattatatttcaataatcttaattaagagcatccgcaatggcacCCGTCGGagcggaattcccaccggcgtgcgggaattccgtcgctgacgtccgccattgtgcatgcccgcaacggatacggaattccccCGAGGACGTCGCAGTTTCGCGGCGTtaagcggaattccgcggggctgtcgactcgccgatgtggaggtactcgtcgaacatgtccacCGCACCTCCGTacgccaactgcctgattgctgCAGTGCACTTCTGgatcggcgtgtggccgggtttacccgctgcatcctcccgcaccctcaAATACCCgcatcgacgctccaaagcgccaacgatacgcataaacagcggccgatgcatcctaaaccgttGCCGGAATAGGTcctccccaaaccgtggctccggcgcaaagtaGTCATCGTACAACCGACGGTGGGCCGCGAGATGGTCGCGGGATACTATagtgcgacgatggatgggtcgaggcaccgccggcgcctaggccgcttgttcctctcTCGCCGCGGCCTCCCACACATGTGCCCAAATCCGAGCCATAGGGTCTTCGTGATgcccactaccactaccagccattactattatataaaagaaatttagagagagagaaacttgttaaaacaagtggtgcgaatgaagtGAAATTCAACTAGTCGTATATATAgacattacaaaaaataaataaatcggaattccgcgcggaattccgcgggattcgacgcaatggcggacgtccctgCGAAATTCCGCGGAAGGCTgcggacctgcgacgtcctcagctcaattccgtatccgtgccattcgtgcctaatggcggacgtccgccacggaattccggcacatccgtgggaattccgcggcgaagtccgccattgcggatgctctaagcaaAACAAAACGAAACAAAGAAGTGGGGTTTaccaaaagaagaagaagaagaaacagaaTGTCTTTATTAATGGATTGCCAAAGAAGAAACAATAGAATGTCTTTATAACGAACTTGGCGATCCAGTGGAGAGCCAAAATGTCAGCATAAACACAATGCTACTGATACAACAATGGTAAATCTAAGATTTCTGAAATGCAATCATGGGAGAGCGGTTTCGATAgctttaccatttatgatacCGGGAAGTGCCGGAATCACTGGCCCTTCACTTGGAGCTACCTTGGACTCTTGAGGTGTGCTTGGCTGCTCCTTTTCAACATTTATCTCTGCCTGGGCTTCCTTGCCACTGTCGTGTGCCTTTGATTTGGCTTCGCCCTCATCCTTTGATTTCGGCTTTGCTTCTTTTGTGTCGCCACTCTGTACCTTTGACTTGCCTTCAGACTCATCTTTTGGTTTCTCTTCTTTACCTTCATCTTTTGGCTTTATCAGACCAATCTTTCGCCCCAGCTCTCCAAATATCTCCATGATCGCATTTCCAGTGTCAGCTTCAGCAGATGGCGGTAACACAAGAGAGAGAAGACCTACAGACGCAGCTGTTAACTGCATCATTTCTCGTCTAGATGTAGCAGATAAGCTTTTCCGTACGAGTAATTTTTCCTTTCCCTTCACCTATAAGAGAGCAAGATAGATAAGACAGACAACATCATTCAACAATCAAAATGATAGTAATAGAGATGATAGTATCTTTGATCGACATGCTAAACATCCCCTCAACTCAAGCTAGTCTACCattcaaaggaaaaaaaagtactagtaTTGGCTCTCTCTCAAATGATACAAGAACTTTACATGCTTCAGCCTTAATATGACATCAGATGAGAACAAGATAGAGCCAGAAGCCATCAGCCAGCCAGACTGCATCAAAGAGATGAGATATATATGCCGAGGACGTGAGACAGAAGTAGATCCAAAGCACCATATTTTTTGAGCTAAGAGTAGTATGGAGTACGTATAGTTTAGTACTATCATATAACTAGAAGATATATAATTTAGAAGTTGATCCATATTCCATACTTTTATTTGAATGGCAAAGACACATGCAGACAACAACCATGAACACACATTACATATTTTCTGATGATTAGTTCCAATTTCTCATGACAACAAAGACTCAAGAGCAGGAAAGTTACCTTGATTGACAATTTTGGGGTTAGAACTTAGATAGTACACTCTGGAAAAGATAATTGTCTACTTACTATTGGATGTCAAACAACTTGCAGTCTAATGTAGTAATGCTTCTGGTAGAATGAATATGAAATATAGATTGACAGCAAGCGAAATCTAGAAGCGTTTATGACACTTGATAAATATACTTAAGAACTATTATTTCATTCTTAACAAGTTTTCGTTAGAACATTCACTTCCTCAAAAGACATTTGGAATAGCAGTTTTGGTGTAAAATCCGAACAGGAAGATGTGTATTATCATCACTAGAAACACATTTTAAGTCAAATAATTATTCAATCATGGAAGTTGGTAAAATGCAATGATCATTTGGTGTAACATTGGTCGGAGTCAGAGGTCTTTAAGTGTAGTCTTAATGAAACACTACAACATACTACTACATACAATCGTGTAAAAACTAGCACGTTTTGCCAGTGAAGATGTTCAAAGTATGGATGGACTTCTAGGGCTCTAAAAGAGAAGTGGCCACAATTTAAGAGCCGTGTGTAAGGCAAGTGGTGTCAAGCCTTTCTAAGACATTTTCCCCTGTTTCACATATAATCTGTATAAGACAAAAACTCAGATCATCCACTCTCAAGCTCAACATTTCCCCCTGTTTCACACATAAACTCAAGTTTTTTCTGTTCATCATCTCAGTCaacatatatacaaaaattgCTAATCTTGAAACCTAGGTTCACGTGCACAACATGGATTCCTCTCTGCTATCTCTCTAATTAGGAAACCACTACATACAATACAATTCCTTGAGAAACCTTTCATGCTTCAAATGTGAAGAATAGCAGAATTAGGTCTATCTAGATCTAGTAACTACAATAGATCCAGTATCCCTAGGACGTTTTATTTTAGCAATAGGATggattaataaaaataatccatAATTAACTTTTGTTGGTGAAGCAAGCTCACCATTTCTTCAATTAGTCATCTACTATAACAAAATAAACAGTCATTTAATTGCAACAACCTAACCTATGGCTTTAATTCACACAAttaaatacaaaacaaacaaaactagAAGTAGCGATCATGATCGTTAAGTAGAATAACTCAAATTAGGATTAAAAAATGTAGTAGAGCTGAGCAAGGAAAAATAGGGAAAGTTGAGCTAGTAGTGGAAAATAGAACCTGAGGAGGTTGAGCTTGTATATTGATCATTGTGAGTCTAGACACTTTGGAGAGCGGATCATTTGGCCCGGCGGCAGGAGGGATGCAACAGGAAACTTGCTTTAAGGTGGAAAACGACATTTTCCAACGGCTGCGAGAGTGAGTAGGTGAACACAAATACACAATTAAAGAGGCGGTATGCTGTGAGATTCCATCGAATAAACGTGCTCTGTTACTATATCATACCCTCTTTCTTGCAAGACCGACTTCGTTTTTTAATCTTTTATGTTccatttaaaacaaaaatatactcaTAATATTATCGCATTTCTTTCATACTACTAATATTCACATTTTTAATGATAATTTCagttttttctcattttttacttGGGGTTAGCCAAGGTAAAATGAGAGCAATTAAGAAACTTAAATAGTCCGAGTGCTACTGCTTTAAAGTTAACTTGTTTTTCTTTGAGTTGAGATCAATATTTTACTAGATACTCCCTCCGCTTAcaaaatgttgtccatgtttgattcgggtaataataaattaataatgatGTAATAAAATAGTTTGAGAGTGAAGGAAGACTCGAGGTCGAGATGGTGTgactaggcatgcacacgggtcgtaaaccgccggttccggttcatgaaccggcggttcacggttcatcatccCCATGAACCGGAatcggcccgccaagggtcccggcggttctggttccggttcaaaaaaccgccagTTTACGGGGCGGTACAAAACCGTCGGTTTTTGGCCTGAACCGcaagttccgggccggttcggtggttcgtcaaattttttttgttttttgcattttttttgtttatctatgaaatgtgcgtaaataaaattcaaaaagacacgatgaaagttgcaattttattgagattacaagttacaacaattacaaatcacaaaaacctTGAGGTCTTGGAgtcttaaataaaaattttaatacaacgagactactagtcaacaacgaagctaattacaaattacaaaaaagacttagaagttctgaacaataattttataagtatatatactcttagtcggcgaatgagatctttctacataactaaattgaagacatctttagcaattcaactttaaatgttgagttttgTCTAACAATCAACAGTTATAGTAGAagtgtcaaaagtttcccggatttagccttatagagaaatctatttcatcgactagagtatatacaaatacaattatttaattgtatttgcatatttttaaagtaaaaacaaatgggaaaaaaagaaataaaggaaaaaagacTTGAGTTCAACTtaagtttaaaatttaagttgaggtgcatATGTATCCCCAATggccaatgctcatttgcattaggaaatcaaagcccacgtagttctcttaccttacttacctatttggcttggccggcggttgacacttgacggttggcctacgattcatctccggtgaattcttcttatgatccctcctgacgatcatcccaatcatttccttgttctctgacgtcagctttggcccaatcatcaagtaacatcacggcttccatattttttacggatagcttacttcttgattcatccaacacacgcaagccaacactaaaagcggactcgacggcgacagtggaagccggaacagaaaaaatctccttggccattgacgcaagtatgggaaaatctttctcgtgtgttccccaccaatcgaggacgtcgatttgggcgggaggagtaggaccttcatcaccaaagaaAAAGAGtaaatcgaaatataaatctaactcgcTTACCATACCTGAAGACCTTCCGCCAatgctgtagctgtataggtcggctaattgggattgcgcgtcggggtcatcataatcggcttgaaatgcgaagccaaagggggaggtcttctgacttggtgggtactgttttacttggtttcatattcggtgtagagagcacgcaagttaaactcgaaggtttgttggataattgaccggttcgggaggtttatttgaaatgtttctgagaggtctactccgaattcgtcactggtatccgattgcaatgctttaagtggactaagatcaatagaactcaattgttataataaaaatctaaaatcttaGAGGTACCGggtaatttccattttggatcaaagacctttgcaatcaaaaatatcgttggaatctcactgaaatacttaagtcatttctcaatcatataatataaaacacacatcaattcaggtgaAGAGTAAGCATTTTCATTGCAGTtataaaaccaagtgatatatacatgcaatgctctaaaacacgaacaacagtgcaataataaacacctgATAATTCTACAgttgcatttttgaaatatttgaacaatttaaataaagccacgctatgttcccaacaactatgtgaaagatataaatcatgaacgggataggttctataaaaatcacataaagaatctttatgcgtcaaagtagaattcagacaatca
This window contains:
- the LOC121759401 gene encoding uncharacterized protein LOC121759401; translation: MSFSTLKQVSCCIPPAAGPNDPLSKVSRLTMINIQAQPPQVKGKEKLLVRKSLSATSRREMMQLTAASVGLLSLVLPPSAEADTGNAIMEIFGELGRKIGLIKPKDEGKEEKPKDESEGKSKVQSGDTKEAKPKSKDEGEAKSKAHDSGKEAQAEINVEKEQPSTPQESKVAPSEGPVIPALPGIINGKAIETALP